The DNA region ttggtttgcctactaacaaaggcAATCAGTCAAAACATGATCTATAATTCTTATGTCAAGTGTATTCTAACAGAATCCAGAATTTACttcaaagaatatatattaattggtttatatttcattgaggcaaAGGAGTATTTGATCTCCTGCCAAGCATGAACAGTTCTGGCCCCACAAACCAGGtaggcacttccaatcaacttttCATCTGAAATAGACACCTGGAAATAGTAGGCTAACCTGCATAAAAGTAAGTATGTTTAAATGATGGTTTTAactccgaatgaataattcagatcagaattaaatagttcaatcgagtttaggcctacattgcactttaatttaatttggaatcgtgaagtgtttacatgaagcTGAATTAAGTTTTGTTCTGAACTGAATTgggttggccctgccatggcctaacagtagggctctagattactacaccggcgacccaggttttcgtttgcctctcctccactgtccataGATAGaggcaaaaaaagccctaaaacattttatttaaattgagtaaataatgaatgaattGTCTCTTGTAAACAAGGCCATTGATTGTATCATATACCATTATACCAGTATGCCAGTACCAGTATATCATTTAGTAGTATCAGTCAATCAGACTCCGGTCTAAACTcaccaacataggcctacaagcagggctgtagtactcgagtccggactcggcccaagtccggtctcaagtccgtttttttatggacttggacttgtctcggactcggtattgtttggactcggacttgtcttggactcggacaatggtcttgccaaattaggcttttggactcgccgggtctgtcattaagttttgtttagaacactggccatcatagattgtaaagtggagcttgaaatccaataacaaacaagttttgtcttcacatccatgccatataggttatcttctaaggttcacactattgacattcatccttttcattgtcaaacactgaccgacatgtgactcggacttgacttggactcgaatctttttggactcggtcttgtctcggactcgaacctctttggactcagacttgtctcggacttgactagtactggtcttggacttgtcttggactctacaaaggtggacttgactacagccctgcttacAAGTAGTAAAGACGAAAGAGCTGCGAGATTGTGAGGTTTAAGATTTTGGACCTCAGCGAGGCTGAAAGGGCTACAAAACCACAAGCAAGAAACTGAAAGGAGCAAACTGTTGAATTGAATTTCTTCCACAATTTAAGAAATACAAAATCAATCGATGTGACTTCTAACACATGCATAATTATCATCAATTAAAAGAAACGTCTGACCTCTGCCAGAAAACAAGGGCTTCTTTAGCGAGAGGGGTTACATACTTGAACTGGCTGTGGAAAATGAACCCATACAATAAGGAGCAATGCTGTTTGTGACATAGTTATCAATTTAGAATTTGAGATGTATATTGAAGTTGTAGGATAATTCAAGCTATACAGTGAGAAtagtgtatttgatcccttgctgattttgttggtttgctcaCTACAGACATGATCAGTCTGTAATTTTATTGGTAGATGAATTCTAACATGAGGAAAGTCCAGAAATAAAATAATTTTAATggatttgtatttcattgagggaaacaAGTATGtaatagcctggttcacaccagacagtgtatgtgtagcttcggcgccccctggcggagcagagctacacacactaccagggggcgccgaagctacacacacaccgtctggtgtgaaccaggctattaCATACTTgcttccctcaatgaaatacaaatccATTAAAATTATTTTATTTCTGGACTTTCCTCATGTTAGAATTCATCTACCAATAAAATTACAGACTGATCATGTCTGTAGTGagcaaaccagcaaaatcagcaagggatcaaatacactaTTCTCACTGTATAGCTTGAATTATCCTACAACTTCAATATACATCTCAAATTCTAAATTGATAACCATGTCACAAACAGCATTGCTCCTTATTGTATGGGTTCATTTTCCACAGCCAGTTCTGCCTCTGAGAGAGTATGTACACAGTGCCACCTGCTGTTGCTATCTCCCAGACGGCTATTTGCATGTTGCATAACTCAACACGTAACACCGGCCTAGAAAAAAACTCTTTTATTGACATATGAAACAAAGTAAGAAACGTAGATGGAACAAACTTCTCTTTCTTGTACAACTTTCCAAAAAATATATCGCCTgtgtccggtcaaaaaaaaaaaagctttatgtAGGCATAACAAAGCAATagttaaaaagaaatgaaaacaaaacaaaaagaaaacaaaacaggaaaTGGGCATTTCAGCATAACATGTATTGCAAAACGAGGAGAATCTTTACAGTGAAGATGTAAGTTTGCACGCATAGAACTATGTACCTTACAAAACCTTACAAAGTATTGCCTACCAAATGCTCATGCCATACTTGGCTGGGTTCAGATCAAACGGAAGTTCCAAATTTATAATACAAAAGGCCAAaccagactttgtttacattaacttttcatacattaacTTTTCATCTGGAAGTATTACAGAAAACTCAACTCTAAATACTTAATTCTTCCACATATGACTGATGTACCAAATCTTACAGTCTCCAACTTGCCACAGAGGCAATAAAaatcatgtttaaaaaaaaaaaaagtaaagtgtcaaaaataatgtctctctctagcgctcttccatttttttcagaaattaaCCGACTGATCTGATCTCATAAACTAAAGCTGTAGAGGACCTAGTCACCCCACACAGCGTCTGCAAAATAAAACGTGTGTAATCAATGACTGATGTTGGTTGGTTGGTAGTGGGGGGGTTGATGGCTAAACAGAGGAAGGGgcggagaagagaaaaggaaaggagagggacagGACGGGgagcagatgagaggaaaggacatagatatgaacactagataccACGTTGACCGCTCCTTTGTATTGGAACCAATGACTCAAGCCAGATTGCTACCATGTTTAGCTGGCATAATCCTGCCATCAATTGGTGACAAGACGCACATAATCCTGTAGGTGGCGCTAACATCTATGAAAAATATCATGATAGCGGCCCAAGATGGTGGCACCCAGGGTTGGGCCACTTTGAAAGCCTCAACATGGCATCTGGTCTTCATATctatggaagaggagagggtagccgtggaggagagggaagccgtggaggagaggggatgagatgacTGGGTCTTAGTGGCCGCCTGATTTGCGTCCGGCCCAGGAGCGCGATCGGGATCTGGAGCGGGATGGGGAGCGGGAGATGGAGCGTGAGGGCGAGCGCATGTGGGGATCCTTCTGGGAGTCACGGCCGGAGCCTGACATCAGGTGGAAGTCGTCAACGGGCGGGCTGGGGGACTTGGACGGGGTGCGAGAGCGTCGGCCCTTGGGCCTGAAGCGGTCaggggagggggagtgggacGGGGTGCGGCTGCGCGGGCCTCGCTGGTGATCGCGCTGGGGAGGCCGGTAcctgcaaacacaacacacataatCAGGATGATAGAATGTTGTGGAActatggattggattggattacattacattaaacttagctgacgcttttatccaaagcgacatagtAATTTAtagggtatcggttacagtaccaggagcaatatggggttaggtgccttgcttaatgGTACTTTAGCCatgtgtagggagaggaaaggGTAGAATTGCTCAAGTTATACAGCCCCCTTTTTTCATACTGAAAAGCCTCCTCAAGGATTCAGGCCAAGCAGCGGCATGATCACAACAAGTTCTTGTGCTTTAACTGAATGGCGGCTGCTGaaacagtcgtgtgtgtgtgtgggtgtttgcacatgtgcgtgcctgcttgaAGCCATTTCAAGACAAAAGATATTTCTGTACAAAACTAGGACGGTCAATGTAACACACAAAAACAGTTCATGGCAGTGAGAGCACTTTCAGGCAAGCTAGGCAGCCATGAGAACATTACAGAAATACCAAAGATTCACactaaaaacaaaccaacaacccAACATTTGCTTTCACATGGACTCCATTTTCACTCAATCACAGACACTTTCATATTTTCAGCAGTAAAAGATCACACTGCTTGGCTTTGTAACAACCTGATGTTTCTAGAGCACAGGAATGGCTCCTGGAGGCAGCAACACGGGAGTACTAAAGCATATGGTGGGAAACCAGAcctgcccccccacctcccccagccaaagctgtagaGAACAGACGGCCATTCACGCACGGCCAACCGTCCCGCCACCAACACAAGCGGGGGAAAAGGGTCGAGGCGAGTAAACACAGGGCTGAGTGACGTGCACAGGAGGCCACTGGAGCCTGGGTGTGAAGGGAGACGACAGTCAACAGCTAGTATAGAGGGGGGCCTACTACAGATAAGGGCCTGCCTCCACAAATCCTCACAGCCCCTGACACTTTAACAAGTACCCAACAGCTGTGTGGAGCGCCAGGGGAAAGAGGCAAGTGGGGAACTGTGTAAcagggtgagagagtgtgtgtgtgtgtgtgtgtgtgtgtgtgtgcgcgagtgcatgcgtgtgtgtgtgtgtgtgtgtgtgtgtgtgtgtgtgcgcgcgcgcgtgcgtgcgtgcgtgtgtgtgtgtgagagaggtgactCTTGAGGGcttcttcactgtgtgtgtgtgtgtgtgtgtgtgtgtgttactaacgGCTCCAGGACATACCTATCATTATCGTGGCTTCTGCTGCGCCTGTGTCGTCCGTATGAGCGCGAGCTACGAGAGAGAAGAAAACGGTAGCATCACTGTGTGGTACGACTTCCAAGACATGCGGCTCAGCTGCATTAAGTAGTTTCAAAAACTCAAGAGTTCAAGCAAGATAATGACCGTAAATAAGTGCTGCACCTGGTAGCAGGAAAGTTGAATAACAGCAGTGTTGCATAAGGCTCATTTTCCGCCTGAGGAACTTAGAAGAGCTGTGGAGCGAAGACTTCTGTATAATCCAACCAAAGAACATTCCTGATATTCTGGCAAAATGTCCAGCCTATCTGACCGCTTTAACCATTTAAACACCCAGCCATTTCAGGATTTACAACaaatatttcatgttttttattaGTAGTAGCCATTAGTAGCACTAGGGGTAGCACTGTTCTGCTCTTATCTtatctggaccctgtttctcaaaagcattgttgtTAGCCCACCTAATAGAAATTGCACTGTGACCAAGGAAGTTGCTAACTAACTAGCTGTTGAGAAACGCGCCCGAGGTCTACCAGCTCTACTCAAGTCTCTCCTTCACAAATTTAGTTTGTGCAATTATCTTTGAGCGTGTGAATGGTTCAAGACGGCCACCAAGGCATCAGTGCATGGAGTTCCATGATTTTCCATAGAATTCCACCCGTTTCCATGTATACATTGTGCTGTATGCATTTTAAGGAGCCGAATTCAAAAACCAATGCAATGTGCGCAGTGTAATACCAACAAAGGTGTTCCATTTCTAGTCCAGTCTTTCTGGGCAGGCCTGCGTGCTAGCCACTCATGGACTTGAGTGACCTTCACTGGGTCTCCTAAAGTACTACAGGAATGCAAGGTATCGCTGCGTGTTCTGAGGTCAGGACGAGGCCTTTTGAGAAGGTCACAGTGACTGGTGTATGTTGTGAGACCGGGTGGTGACACATTTGCCTTTTCAgtagtgtgtgtatattttaagctgcaactgtgtgtgtgtgtgtgtgttcgtactctCGAGGGCTCTCAGATCGTCGAGGTCTGCGTTCGTAAGAGGGGCTGCGTGATCGGCGGCGCTCGTAGCTGCGACTGCGAGAGCGTCTGCGTCGGCCGTCCCGTCGAGGCGCATCCTCGTAGTCGTCATAACGGCGCTCCTTTGTCTTCATCTGACCGGGTGCtgcagaggaagaggggaaacagggagagggaggggagtgagACAAAAGCAGACACCACTACAGATGCACTTACACCACTTGCCTACTCTAGTGAGCACAACACGTGCATACTCTAGTAGTTTACACATTCAACTAACTGTAGAGAGGCTCAGAGGGGAAAAACACACGTGCAGTGTGCAACCCAAATCCAATGCCAAGGCAAGCTTAtcaaaaaaattatttaaaagAGGCCTAGCAACTGTAACCAAGTTTTCTCTTGGCAGCTACTCACTCTTGCGGTCTCCTTGGGCAAACTGGATCTCAATCTGACGTCCGCAGACCCACTTGCGGTCCAGGTTATGCAGGGCATCCTCAGCATCACGCACGTCCTCAAACTTGCTGTGGGGTTAAGggttttgcattgcatttggacACAAGAAGTACTGCAGTGGCTAGGATAGGGAAGGGGGTGAGGGTGGTTTGGAAGTGGGATGGAttgggttggggggaggggggttgactATCAACTTGACGATCACTACTTTAATGTTACTGTGATTCAGCTATATGGCAGTCAGCCTCACTAGCATAACAAAGGGATAATGTGACAAGACGCTTCAGTACAGAAACGCTGTGATTTTACAAGAGGCTTTACAGCAATGGCAGGAAAGATTTAATTCATGATTTTCACACATTGATTTATTTGATTTAACCTGTTGTGATGTTTAATGTTTCAGATGACAAAAATATGCTTCTCTCTTGATCAATGTACACTAAACAAATACATatcttaaacatgggaaaaggGACAGATTGTGATTTGTTTCAATTGGATGTGAATGCATTGCCGCTAGCTTGGGTAGGATACAGAGATTAAGACTGGTTACCTTTACaagcttgacctttgacctttgagctTGACCTTGGGCTTTATGCTGTTAACGTGCTTCCAAGAGGACCTTGGGAAGAGGGGCCTTTGTCTTTGGCTGCTTGCTTGGCtttatttctgtttctttttctttctttctctctctttggaaCTGATCGAAGCCTGGACTGGACGCCAAACTCTGGTTCCCCTCTTTTTGATCCTCTTTGAATCTTCAAGCTTTAACTTTTTCTCTTTCATCTTTTCCCCCTTCTACTTGGGTGACCGCCTGAGTCCTTATGGTCTCTCTCTGTGGGGACTTGTCTCTACTCTATACCGGCCTTTACATGATCTGTGTTGGGACGGTCTCCAGAACTGTATGTCTTTACATTGTCTGAGGCAACAACAGAAGAAATTGCAGTTAGGAGCCATGGCCAAAATGCAttcaaattaataaataaatgatgtcagTAGGTTGCTCTGCATACATACAAAACATGAAGAGCAGCCCTACAGACTGCACCATTCCCCCCACCATGTTTACCTTGTATAGTATCACACCCACTGCCcttacacacaatacacagagcAATTCAGCTTTACAAGACATTGCAGAGGTCAGGGATCATATTGAGTGCATCAGGGGCTACAAAGGATATTGAATGTATGCAAATCCTCTTGGTCGGCGATTATAGAAGTCAACGGGAATGTAGACATCTACAATAGGCCCGTACCGACCAAACTCACGACGCAAATCCTCTGGCCTAAAGCACCGTGAGATAACAGGACATTCACTTAACTGGCTAACACATTACCCCTACTCAGCCAGTTGCAGATAAATAAAATATACAAGTTTAAATTAACCCCAGACAGCCTGTAAACAAACGTGTTAGAGTTCGCACAAATCAGACATTCATAAAgttgaccacaaacacacaccaaggaCAAATATGGGTTGTGTAAAAAGGTTTGTTTGCTATGTCTGACCAAGTTCAAAAGGTAAGACTGCTCAACCAAGTTGGCTTGCATGGTTACGTGCAGATGAAATTTGATACAAGAGCTAAAGATAGTAACAATATTTGAGAAGGCATGTTGGTCAGACTTAACCGGACAAACCTTGAAGACCCCCGGGGCCATCCCAGTGACTGCGTAGCAGTCTATTTTTAGGGTGTAAGTGTGCCCATCTACTTTGCCAAATACAGGCACAACTTTCGTCCTCGAGAGGATTTGACTGGCAAACATCAGTAACCTGTGTGTACCGTTGTGTGTATAACTGAGCTGCTACCAGTACGATAGATCATCTAGTTTAACTAGACAACAAAAGCGCCAAAACAGCGAGGCCACTCAAGGGGTTGCCATGGGACTGTAGGCagtttgtgtttatgttcagTGATGGCCTGTTAGCAAACATTGCTGGCAAAGATATTACGTTCTATTGCTTACTGTGGCCATCAAATACAAACGCCAATCTGTAGCAATGGCGCTCACTTAATGCGTGCGCTCACAAACTCTACAAATGACTGTGTCTATTAAGACAATATAGACATTACAAATCGTAACTAAAGACAATAGCAAAGTGCAGCCATGGCTTGCGTGTATTAACGGCTAGCCAAGTTACGGCTGGGGCAAATGTCCATTGTGCATGTGCTCCCAGCCTCCGATGTACAAAAATGAGCCTCATATTTAGCTTCGAAAAGAAAACAGCACGCACGGTTTACCTTTTAGAACCACAGTTTATCTTGATAGTGCATTTGGTGTCGACGCTAAACGAGCATTCCCGTTAAGTCTGTCTCGTGGATGTGCTAACATGGAGGTCTCTAATGGAGGACCAGTTTGCACAGGTGTGCAAGCTAGCAGGACGTTTACGTTTAACCAGGCCTACGAAACCCAAGAATAACGCGCTCAAATGTCTTAAGCGTCCTTACCTGGATTCATCAGAAATATTCCGAATGAAGAGAGAGGTATTTGGTGGCCTTAGATATCTGGCCATTTTTCGATTGTGTTAATCCGCTTTCAATTTCGGATACGGGAGGAACAGCCTAGCTGCGGCCTAGCACACGTCGCCAGCTTTCAGTTGTGTTCCACACGCATGCGCAGCCTGAAGAGTTGTCAGTGCGTCATTCTTGATCCGATCAAACGATTGGATcaaaccttcttcttcttcttcttcttctataggGTTTTACGGCAGCTGGCATCCAAAAAGTTGCATTGCTGCCTCCTACTGGGCTAATGCTTCACAGCATTAAATTCTGCCATATAGGCCAGTATCTAATAAAAACTTAAAGAAAAACCGCTTTCCCTTGACACTTGTGCCCACTTCAAGTACACTTTTTAAAGATATCTCCTTCAATCCACACCGCTTTAAGCGCCTGATCAAATCTTGCCTGTGAGCATCATAGGCCTACTTTGGGCAAAGCAACAATACATGGTCAACAGTCTCCCTCTGCTGGCAAGTGCACAGTCCGTCCTGGTGTTTTCCTAAAATATATAAAGTGCTGTTCAGACAGGTATGGCCTATTCTCAGTCTTGCAATGATGACGTCCTCCTTACGCTTACCACTGGTGTATGCTGTAACTGAGTCAGAAACACTGTCAACTAAAGAATAGAGATGCCTGCCTTTTGTCTCTTGATCCCACAACTGTTGCCATTCAGCAAGAGAATTCTGCCACACAATACTCTTCCCTTCAGACTTAGACAGAGTCAGAGGCACATCAATCTGTACTTTTCGAGTCGCCTCCTTGGCCAGCGCATCCACCTTCTCATTCCATCTGAGCCCTACATGTGCAGGTACCCATAAAAATGACACAGTCACTCCCTTTTTGCCCACATCATTAAGTGCCAATAAAGGATCAAACCTTGTGACGTTCTTTTTGTGTTAAAGAAGGtgaggttttgtttgtttgcattttttttttacagtaacgtGGTGAAACAATTTCTGGCAGACCTCAGTAGCTTATGTTTTCAAGTTATTTTCCGAGATATTTTCTTTTACTATTATCAATAGCCTTAGGTTCCttattgtttcatttttctttttgctATAGCCTAGGCCCTACTATTTATTTTGCCTCACTTCATTTACCCTTACTTTTTGATCAATTTTCCCATCAGTTTTATTTTTCTCATTATTGCCTTTTATTCGTTTTATAATTATtttatctctatttttttttgaagtgtttagttttaagtgttttgagaccatgatgtaggcctatgatgaTATTGCACTCTAAAGAATAAATATTATTGTTACTATGAAAACTCAGTTGACACATTGCTTGAATTTTAAGTTAATTTCAATATTCTCCCTAAAAATGCTGGCTTAAAAATTACCCAAAAATAACCCAGCACTGGGACAAAAATTAAGCCAGCCAATTTTACAAGCTAAGTTTTCTTTATTCACAAaaattgaagagaaaaaaaaatcacctttCTTTATTTTAGAAACGTCAGCTTTTTCAAGTCTCTAAAGTTTGTAAATAATAGAAAAATGAAAGACTTCTgaatgttgttgatgatgatcatGCTCTTATACTGTTTATTGTctggttttttttatttctttgagtTGATCAATGTAACTTAATCTAAATAGTCCTTTCTACTGTAATCACTTGACCTTGTTTGCCTTATTGTTATGCCATGTCTTTTATTGCaatttcaaaaaaaagaaaaaaggatcaAACCTTATGACATCCTTAACAAGGAATGTTAGGCCTCTATGGATAGGATGGGCATCAGCACTtctgtattttttcttatttcttttttgCAAATGAATAccaatgcatttgtttgtgtgtggttggtaTGACAAAGTTTATTTAAATATCTTGTTGTGTTGGCCCCGCTCATACTTTTTTGCTCTTCCTGACCATCGTTGCGCCTCCTACCGTCATGGTCTGTAGGGGAAACAAAACAATTGATTAGGACACAAATAACATCTTGACTAAATATTTCAAGTCGATACGGTAAATTTTAggttggtgtaaaaaaaaacaagttacgAACATACTGTTGAGTGTGTAGCCTAATAGGATAACAGCCAGGATATTAGCCCACATAAATACTtatatataggctaggcctatgtttttttaagACAATTAAAATGACACTTACCTCAACCATCTCTCCTCCTACAATCTCTTGGATATGAGAGAACTTGTCTGTCTTGCAGATCAGCTTCCCTCCGTCCAGCTGGACAGTGCACTGCCACCAGAATGAGAGAAAGACGGTTAGTGACAGCAGAGATAAACAGTTGCTGCTTTacttgtagttgttgttgttgtggtggtggtctctctctctctctctctctctctctctctctctctctctctctctctgtgtgtgtgtgtgtgtgtgtgtgtgtgtgtgtgtgtgtgtgtgtgtgtgtgtgtgtgtgtgtgtgtgtgtgtcatataaaGTAGGAATTATATGATAGCATATGCAAAATAAATTGTCCTTGCTGTGCTCTATTCCATAGATCTATGCATAATGAAGCCCTTATCCAGTGTTCTTACACACCGCCGAAAAAACACCAAGGCCTGATTGGGCCCCTGATACGTCCAGCCAAGGTCAAGATATGGCCCCCGCCAGCAATACGGaagggtcctgggcccaggggagagAGCCCTGcttgccacccccaccccctcccccatagCTCAGCTCTTGATGCATGCACTGAATGGAGCAGCAGATATTTAAGCTGTATAGTACCTTGAGCTTCTTGCCGTCCATGGTGGTGATATCGGCCTCCTTGCCGATGGTGAAGGAGTTGGTGACGGACTGGTGAGGCGTCTTTGAGGTGATGGTGAAGCTGTTCCCCGTCTGCTTGATCTCCGTCACCGGCTTGATGTCCTTGGCCATCTTGATTACATCCTCAGGGAGAGCTGCAGAGgggagacaaacaaacaacaaatgtgATGAGACAAAGGAAGCCACTTATTGGAGGGAGAATACAACTAAGCAGGCCTGTCTGTGGGTGCATGGGGAGAACAGGTCAGTTAAGTGAATGACTTTTTCCAGGGCCAAGTGAAAGCTCCCAGCGACCCTGCAACTAAATATTTTGAGGAGGCAGGAAAGTCACTTATGGGTGGGAGGATAAAACATGCAGTACATGGAACAGGAACATGAACATACAGTAACAGTAAAGATTCCTCATAGCACGAACTACAGATTCTTTATGGGACATTGAACACGGAACAAAGGTAGGCTACTAAAGATTCCATATGGAATACGGTACGCAACATAGAAGGCTGTTGCTAAACACCTGAGAGGAATACAGAAAGATGAAACTGTAACCAAAGATTCCACTGGCTGGCACTGTGACCAATAGGTGTCACTGATGTCACGTCAGCTCATTTTTACAGCAAcgaaaccttttttttcttatatCTGTATCGATACCATTTGACACGCGTCCATAAGGACCAATATCTTGGATAGGATTAGTTACGCAATCAATGCATCGGTTCAGCATAAGTTGAACATACATGTTATGCAAATAAGATGATTATCGATGATGAGCAGTTTGGAGTACAGTATAGGTCTATTTATTCCGTAAGTCCACGAAAGCCCTGTGCAGCATTCTAGATTGCCAGCAATAATATTATCTTTGCATATTCTACTTGCATACTAATTGTATGACAGAATAATTATAAATgctgtgcagtgtatgtgtgtgtgcgtgtgttctgaaaCTCTTaaactgtgcagtgtgcagaatTTCAATTGTATCACagaatgattttgtgtgtg from Engraulis encrasicolus isolate BLACKSEA-1 chromosome 5, IST_EnEncr_1.0, whole genome shotgun sequence includes:
- the srsf10a gene encoding serine/arginine-rich splicing factor 10 — encoded protein: MARYLRPPNTSLFIRNISDESRPEDLRREFGRYGPIVDVYIPVDFYNRRPRGFAYIQFEDVRDAEDALHNLDRKWVCGRQIEIQFAQGDRKTPGQMKTKERRYDDYEDAPRRDGRRRRSRSRSYERRRSRSPSYERRPRRSESPRDSRSYGRHRRSRSHDNDRYRPPQRDHQRGPRSRTPSHSPSPDRFRPKGRRSRTPSKSPSPPVDDFHLMSGSGRDSQKDPHMRSPSRSISRSPSRSRSRSRSWAGRKSGGH
- the fabp10a gene encoding fatty acid-binding protein 10-A, liver basic, producing MAFSGTWQVYVQENYEDFLRAISLPEDVIKMAKDIKPVTEIKQTGNSFTITSKTPHQSVTNSFTIGKEADITTMDGKKLKCTVQLDGGKLICKTDKFSHIQEIVGGEMVETMTVGGATMVRKSKKV